In one Limosilactobacillus oris genomic region, the following are encoded:
- a CDS encoding LPXTG cell wall anchor domain-containing protein, with the protein MPLPKQAASAAQLPQTGTQAGRESMLGLGVAMLTTLLGLLGIKKREH; encoded by the coding sequence GTGCCACTACCAAAACAGGCGGCTTCAGCAGCCCAATTGCCACAAACGGGGACGCAAGCAGGACGGGAGAGCATGCTGGGCTTAGGCGTAGCAATGCTCACCACGCTGCTTGGTCTCTTGGGAATTAAGAAACGTGAACATTAA
- a CDS encoding ABC transporter substrate-binding protein/permease, giving the protein MRRTVLRKWLTAVVAVVGIAVGWLLVEPQSVSAAEPTYTFATNNTFAPFEIQDSKGGYSGKNPGIEIEILKKIAKHEHFKYKLKPMSFNGDLQALEGGQVDAVIAGMSVTDERKAKFDFSKAYYTDGVEMAVAKDSKIHSLKQLKGKTVSAKAGTSAALFLKKNQKKYGYQIKYFDSSNTMWNDVKNGNTAATFDDGPVLEYGIKTGVPLKIVTKKPIDAQPVAVGFQKGKNLALQKKINNGIDWLNETGQMKQIVDKYTKSDKTAKSSTASRTIWGLLKANRVALLNGLWMTIQLTIVGIALALVFGLILGVLGVMQSKVANAISSTIIYIFRGLPMIVLAFFIYMGLPNVIGHKVPLFLAGVVTLMLDEGAYIGAIVKGGFDAVDPGQWEAARSLGLPYRKALVKVVAPQGIKIMVPSLVNQFIITLKDTSILSAIGVMELTQTGTVIISQNMEGFRMWLIIGTIYIIIITLLTWLSNYIQKRMA; this is encoded by the coding sequence ATGCGGAGAACGGTTTTAAGAAAGTGGCTAACCGCAGTTGTTGCAGTCGTTGGGATTGCAGTGGGGTGGTTATTAGTCGAACCACAGAGCGTGTCAGCTGCGGAACCGACTTATACTTTTGCTACTAACAACACCTTTGCCCCTTTTGAAATTCAGGATAGCAAGGGCGGCTACTCGGGGAAGAACCCCGGAATCGAAATTGAAATTCTAAAGAAAATTGCCAAGCACGAGCACTTTAAATACAAGCTCAAGCCAATGAGTTTCAATGGGGACCTGCAAGCCCTCGAAGGCGGCCAAGTGGATGCCGTGATTGCCGGAATGAGTGTGACGGACGAACGGAAAGCCAAGTTTGACTTTTCCAAAGCCTACTACACGGATGGGGTAGAAATGGCGGTTGCCAAGGACAGTAAGATTCACTCCCTCAAGCAGCTCAAGGGCAAGACTGTTTCCGCTAAGGCGGGGACCAGTGCCGCCCTTTTCTTGAAGAAGAACCAGAAGAAGTACGGCTACCAGATCAAGTACTTCGATTCCTCCAACACGATGTGGAACGACGTCAAGAACGGGAACACGGCCGCGACCTTTGATGATGGGCCGGTTCTGGAATACGGGATCAAGACTGGAGTTCCGCTGAAAATCGTGACGAAGAAGCCGATCGACGCCCAGCCGGTGGCCGTTGGTTTTCAAAAGGGCAAGAACCTCGCTCTGCAAAAGAAGATTAACAACGGGATTGACTGGCTGAACGAAACCGGTCAGATGAAACAAATCGTTGACAAGTACACCAAGAGCGACAAGACGGCGAAGTCTAGCACGGCCAGCCGGACCATCTGGGGCCTGCTGAAGGCCAACCGGGTCGCCCTCCTGAACGGGTTATGGATGACCATCCAATTGACGATCGTCGGGATTGCTTTGGCCCTGGTCTTCGGCCTGATTCTCGGGGTACTGGGAGTAATGCAGAGCAAGGTTGCCAACGCCATCTCCAGTACAATTATTTACATCTTCCGGGGGCTGCCAATGATCGTTTTGGCCTTCTTCATCTACATGGGGTTGCCAAACGTGATTGGTCATAAGGTACCGCTCTTCCTCGCTGGGGTTGTGACCCTGATGCTTGACGAAGGGGCCTACATTGGGGCCATCGTTAAGGGTGGTTTTGACGCCGTGGACCCTGGACAGTGGGAGGCAGCGCGGAGCCTTGGTTTGCCATACCGCAAGGCCCTAGTCAAGGTCGTTGCGCCGCAGGGGATTAAAATCATGGTACCGTCACTGGTCAACCAGTTCATCATTACCTTGAAAGATACGTCGATCCTGTCGGCCATCGGGGTGATGGAGCTGACCCAGACGGGGACCGTGATCATCTCGCAAAACATGGAAGGGTTCCGGATGTGGCTGATTATCGGGACAATCTACATTATCATCATTACCCTGTTAACTTGGTTGTCAAACTACATTCAAAAGAGGATGGCTTAA
- a CDS encoding amino acid ABC transporter ATP-binding protein: MDKQYKVQVKDLHKSYGKNEVLQGINLNVLPSEVVCMIGPSGSGKSTFLRCLNRLEVPNGGHIYVDGYDIADPKININKVRENIGMVFQHFNLFPNMTVLENVTLAPIQLKKANKEQAVEEALHYLEIVGLKEKANVNPKTLSGGQKQRVAIARALAMKPDVMLFDEPTSALDPEMVGDVLEVMKNLANQGMTMIVVTHEMGFAKQVADRVVFFHDGNIREQGTPEQIFDHPQHADTQNFLDKVLNV; this comes from the coding sequence ATGGATAAACAATATAAGGTACAAGTAAAAGACTTACACAAGAGCTACGGTAAAAACGAAGTCCTCCAGGGAATCAATTTGAACGTCTTACCGAGTGAAGTGGTCTGCATGATTGGCCCGTCTGGTTCCGGTAAGAGTACCTTCCTACGCTGCCTGAACCGGCTGGAAGTGCCGAACGGTGGTCACATTTACGTTGACGGCTATGATATTGCGGATCCGAAGATCAATATCAACAAGGTCCGGGAAAACATCGGGATGGTCTTCCAACACTTCAACCTCTTTCCGAATATGACGGTGCTGGAAAACGTGACCCTTGCGCCAATCCAGCTGAAAAAGGCCAATAAGGAACAAGCGGTCGAAGAAGCACTCCACTACCTGGAAATCGTTGGCTTAAAGGAAAAGGCAAACGTCAACCCAAAGACCCTCTCCGGGGGCCAAAAGCAGCGGGTGGCAATTGCCCGGGCCCTGGCGATGAAGCCTGACGTGATGCTCTTTGACGAACCGACTAGCGCCCTTGACCCTGAAATGGTGGGGGACGTCCTGGAAGTAATGAAGAACCTGGCAAATCAGGGGATGACAATGATTGTCGTCACCCACGAAATGGGCTTTGCCAAGCAAGTCGCCGACCGGGTCGTCTTCTTCCATGATGGCAATATCCGTGAGCAGGGGACGCCAGAACAGATTTTTGACCACCCGCAGCACGCCGATACGCAGAACTTCTTGGATAAGGTATTAAATGTTTAG
- a CDS encoding amino acid permease yields MANKNEPKLERSLKSRHVMMIAIGGAIGTGLFLGSGEAIKQAGPAIILSYLIVGIFAFFMMRALGELILADPTKHSFIELIKVYLGDRVEFIAGWMYWACWLTLAMADLTATGIYLRYWFPSLPQWVGPLVIIILLMLVNMVNVGLFGELESWFSMIKVVAILLLIGIGVVLIVMHARVNGRFVELQNLTRYGGFFPNGPVNFLMSFQMVVFAFGGIEMVGLTAGETKDPENDIPKAINSLPVRIGLFYIGSMIALMSIYPWFKIETTSSPFVQVFAAIGIPAAAGIVNFVVLTAAMSATNSAIFSTSRSLYSLARGGNAPRSFGKLSAKVVPSRALWFSSAILFIMVVLNYIMPAGIFNFIASVCTITFIYIWLILLFAHIRYRQQNPAGAAAFKMPGYPVTSWLTIVFFAAVLVVLLFSTTSRIPVLVSFVFLAILAVVYEIKKRRQTQK; encoded by the coding sequence ATGGCTAATAAAAATGAACCAAAATTGGAACGATCGCTGAAAAGCCGCCATGTGATGATGATCGCGATTGGTGGTGCGATCGGGACCGGGCTGTTCTTAGGCTCTGGTGAAGCAATTAAGCAGGCCGGCCCGGCAATCATTCTTTCGTACTTAATCGTGGGAATTTTTGCCTTCTTTATGATGCGGGCCCTCGGTGAACTGATTTTAGCGGACCCGACCAAGCACTCCTTCATTGAACTGATCAAGGTGTACCTGGGCGACCGGGTCGAATTTATTGCCGGCTGGATGTACTGGGCCTGCTGGCTGACCCTGGCGATGGCCGACCTAACCGCCACCGGGATTTACCTGCGTTACTGGTTTCCCAGTCTGCCGCAGTGGGTGGGCCCGCTGGTAATCATCATTCTGCTGATGCTGGTCAACATGGTCAACGTCGGCCTCTTCGGGGAACTGGAGAGCTGGTTCTCGATGATCAAGGTAGTGGCAATTTTGCTGCTGATTGGGATCGGCGTGGTGTTGATTGTGATGCACGCCCGGGTCAACGGCCGCTTTGTTGAGCTGCAGAACCTAACCCGGTACGGGGGCTTCTTCCCGAACGGCCCGGTGAACTTCTTAATGTCTTTCCAGATGGTTGTCTTTGCCTTCGGGGGGATTGAGATGGTTGGCCTGACCGCAGGGGAAACTAAGGACCCGGAAAATGATATTCCCAAGGCGATTAACTCCCTACCAGTCCGGATTGGACTGTTCTACATCGGCTCGATGATTGCTCTGATGTCGATCTATCCGTGGTTCAAGATTGAAACAACTTCGAGCCCCTTCGTCCAAGTCTTTGCTGCCATCGGGATTCCGGCCGCGGCAGGAATCGTGAACTTCGTGGTACTGACTGCGGCGATGTCAGCAACCAACAGTGCCATTTTTAGTACCAGCCGGTCGCTCTATTCGCTTGCCCGGGGTGGCAACGCACCGCGGTCCTTCGGCAAGCTGAGCGCGAAGGTTGTGCCGAGCCGGGCCCTATGGTTTTCCTCGGCGATCCTCTTTATCATGGTGGTCCTGAACTATATCATGCCGGCGGGAATCTTTAATTTTATCGCCAGCGTCTGCACGATTACCTTTATCTACATCTGGCTAATCCTGCTCTTCGCCCACATCCGCTACCGGCAGCAGAATCCTGCTGGTGCCGCGGCCTTTAAGATGCCCGGTTACCCGGTCACCAGCTGGTTGACAATCGTATTCTTTGCGGCCGTACTGGTCGTGCTCCTTTTTAGTACGACCAGCCGGATCCCTGTTTTGGTATCCTTCGTCTTTCTCGCAATTCTCGCCGTGGTGTATGAAATAAAAAAACGACGGCAGACGCAAAAGTAG
- a CDS encoding amino acid permease, with translation MDEQQSQKLQRSLKSRHITMIAIGGAIGTGLFLGSGSAIHAAGPSIILSYLIVGVFIFFMMRALGELLLEDPSRHSFIDAIQYYLGDRMEFIAGWMYWACWLTLAMADLTATGIYLRYWFPNLPQWVGPLVIVVALMLINMINVGLFGELESWFSMIKVLAIVALIITGLVLILLHSHVDGRTVSLSNLVNQGGFFPTGPAGFLVSFQMVVFAFVGIEMVGLTAGETRNPQKDIPKAINTLPVRIGLFYIGSMIALMSIYPWFHVKTTSSPFVQVFAAIGIPGAAGILNFVVLTAAMSATNSAIFSTSRSLYALAESGNAPQRFKELSPQAVPTRALTFSTIILFVTVILNYVMPAGIFDVIAGVSTITFVFTWLIILFAHIKFRQAHPAGITSFKMPGYPFTSWLTIIFFFGVLVILLFIDTTRIPLIISAVIFVLLAIGFNYTPKGKKK, from the coding sequence ATGGATGAACAGCAAAGCCAAAAACTGCAACGCTCGCTAAAGAGCCGTCACATTACGATGATTGCCATCGGTGGGGCCATTGGAACGGGGTTATTCCTGGGCTCCGGTTCTGCCATCCACGCTGCCGGTCCATCGATCATCCTTTCTTACTTGATTGTCGGGGTCTTCATCTTCTTCATGATGCGGGCCTTGGGCGAATTGCTGCTGGAGGATCCTTCCCGCCACTCCTTTATCGACGCCATCCAATACTACCTGGGTGACCGGATGGAATTCATCGCTGGCTGGATGTACTGGGCCTGCTGGCTGACCCTGGCGATGGCCGACCTGACTGCCACCGGGATCTACCTGCGCTACTGGTTTCCCAACCTTCCGCAATGGGTCGGACCACTGGTCATCGTGGTAGCGCTGATGCTAATCAACATGATTAACGTCGGCCTCTTCGGTGAGCTGGAGAGCTGGTTCTCGATGATCAAGGTCCTGGCAATCGTTGCTTTGATTATTACCGGATTAGTGCTGATCTTGCTGCACAGCCACGTTGATGGTCGGACGGTATCACTAAGCAACCTGGTCAACCAGGGAGGCTTTTTCCCAACCGGGCCGGCTGGGTTCCTTGTCTCGTTCCAGATGGTCGTCTTTGCCTTTGTCGGCATTGAGATGGTCGGCCTGACGGCGGGGGAAACCCGGAACCCGCAAAAGGATATCCCGAAGGCCATCAATACCCTGCCGGTCCGGATCGGTCTCTTCTACATCGGTTCGATGATTGCCCTGATGTCCATTTATCCCTGGTTCCATGTCAAGACGACTTCCAGTCCCTTCGTTCAGGTCTTCGCGGCCATCGGTATTCCCGGGGCGGCAGGGATTTTGAACTTTGTGGTGCTGACCGCGGCAATGTCGGCCACTAACAGCGCTATTTTCAGTACCAGCCGGTCGCTCTACGCCCTGGCCGAAAGCGGCAACGCGCCGCAGCGCTTCAAAGAGCTGAGTCCCCAGGCGGTTCCAACCCGGGCACTGACTTTCTCGACCATTATCTTATTTGTCACCGTCATTTTGAACTACGTTATGCCTGCAGGAATCTTCGACGTTATCGCCGGGGTCTCGACGATCACCTTTGTCTTTACCTGGCTGATCATCCTCTTTGCCCACATTAAGTTCCGGCAGGCGCACCCGGCGGGGATCACCAGCTTCAAGATGCCTGGTTATCCATTCACCAGCTGGCTGACGATTATCTTTTTCTTCGGCGTGCTGGTTATCCTCTTGTTCATTGATACCACGCGGATTCCGTTGATTATTTCCGCGGTGATCTTTGTCCTGCTGGCAATCGGGTTTAACTACACCCCAAAGGGAAAAAAGAAATAA